The following are encoded together in the Xanthomonas vesicatoria ATCC 35937 genome:
- a CDS encoding carboxypeptidase-like regulatory domain-containing protein, with the protein MTGVTTDAVSHQPIHNAAVRLYHYETRTARSGCYSLGGADALPFEFHVSAPGYKPIATEAVPGSYQATVTLVPEGSSGESSFKVIEISRTGMPSFHGAAPNNSFKPTPLRGAA; encoded by the coding sequence ATGACGGGAGTAACGACTGACGCGGTGTCGCACCAGCCTATCCACAACGCCGCCGTTCGCCTGTACCACTACGAGACCCGCACGGCTCGGTCGGGCTGCTACTCACTGGGGGGCGCTGATGCACTCCCATTTGAGTTTCACGTCTCGGCCCCTGGTTACAAACCCATTGCCACTGAGGCCGTACCCGGCTCTTACCAGGCAACGGTTACACTCGTGCCGGAGGGCAGCTCGGGTGAGAGCTCATTTAAGGTTATCGAGATTTCTCGGACCGGTATGCCGAGCTTTCACGGAGCTGCCCCTAACAATTCATTCAAGCCGACACCGCTTCGCGGCGCGGCTTAA
- a CDS encoding YciI family protein, producing MKYLISFPSAAMVVPDGEWDAVVHDSHAVIEEAKIAGVYVFGGGIDESVAPVLVSSSGETSQGGYPWAPPLNGGFTVLELPSREDAIVWAARIASACRCDQELRVFSFDPQS from the coding sequence GTGAAATATCTCATCTCTTTCCCAAGCGCCGCGATGGTCGTGCCGGACGGCGAGTGGGATGCGGTGGTTCATGATTCTCACGCGGTCATCGAAGAAGCAAAGATTGCTGGTGTTTACGTCTTCGGCGGTGGAATCGACGAAAGCGTCGCGCCTGTCCTGGTCTCATCGAGCGGCGAAACGTCACAGGGCGGGTATCCGTGGGCTCCGCCGTTGAACGGGGGATTTACGGTGCTTGAGCTGCCTTCGCGTGAGGATGCCATCGTTTGGGCGGCGCGTATCGCATCTGCTTGTCGCTGCGACCAGGAGCTGCGTGTCTTCAGCTTCGACCCGCAGTCTTAG
- a CDS encoding toxin-antitoxin system YwqK family antitoxin has protein sequence MTDLHIAEIPYPSGVVRLRYMRYLSADGSAWLRHGLFCAYHGDGSLASEGNYEHGQECGLWRDYHSNGQLAAEGSYANGVEIGVWRYWSSDGSPEPSDAA, from the coding sequence ATGACAGATCTCCACATAGCTGAGATTCCATATCCGTCAGGCGTGGTTCGCTTACGGTATATGCGCTACTTGTCGGCAGATGGCTCTGCTTGGTTACGGCATGGCTTATTCTGTGCATATCACGGAGATGGCTCGCTTGCGTCCGAGGGCAACTATGAGCACGGCCAAGAGTGCGGGCTATGGCGGGACTACCATTCCAATGGACAGCTTGCGGCGGAGGGTTCCTATGCAAATGGTGTTGAGATTGGCGTTTGGCGTTACTGGTCATCGGACGGGTCGCCCGAGCCGTCCGACGCGGCCTAA
- a CDS encoding winged helix-turn-helix transcriptional regulator, with product MNAIALFPPPPSLEGPFDATKCPVRDVLDQIGDKWTLLILLTLIPGPSRFSAIQRAVPDISKRMLTQTLRNLERNGMITRKVYATKPPSVEYALSKLGVALLGPVSQLLNWAGENHAGIRAARERFDRAQTAGLMGANDPIA from the coding sequence GTGAATGCGATTGCCTTGTTCCCACCGCCGCCCTCCCTGGAAGGCCCCTTCGACGCCACCAAGTGCCCCGTGCGCGATGTGCTCGATCAGATCGGCGACAAGTGGACCTTGCTGATCCTGTTGACGCTGATCCCTGGCCCGTCCCGCTTCAGTGCCATCCAGCGCGCCGTGCCGGACATCTCCAAGCGGATGCTGACCCAGACGCTGCGCAACCTCGAGCGCAACGGCATGATCACGCGCAAGGTCTACGCCACCAAGCCGCCCAGCGTGGAATACGCCCTGTCCAAGCTCGGTGTCGCCCTGCTCGGCCCGGTCTCGCAACTGCTCAACTGGGCAGGCGAAAACCACGCGGGCATTCGCGCCGCGCGCGAGCGGTTCGATCGCGCACAGACTGCCGGCCTGATGGGAGCCAACGACCCTATCGCCTGA
- a CDS encoding DUF5329 domain-containing protein has protein sequence MTSRFLFLLLLTCGNVCAQGVSATTSREITQLFTALEQSNCEFSRNGSWHDAPEASAHLQRKYAYLQKKGLVTSTESFIALAATKSSMSGTPYAVRCGQAAPVASQTWFTDKLRALRNAPAAGAMGH, from the coding sequence ATGACCTCCCGTTTTCTGTTTCTTCTTTTGCTGACCTGCGGCAACGTGTGCGCACAAGGTGTTTCTGCGACGACCTCGCGGGAGATCACCCAGTTGTTCACCGCACTGGAGCAGTCCAACTGCGAGTTCTCGCGCAACGGATCCTGGCATGACGCGCCCGAGGCCAGCGCGCATCTGCAACGCAAGTACGCATACCTGCAGAAGAAGGGGCTGGTGACCTCGACCGAGTCCTTCATTGCACTGGCCGCGACCAAGAGCAGCATGTCCGGCACACCGTATGCGGTGCGATGCGGCCAGGCCGCGCCGGTGGCCAGCCAGACGTGGTTCACCGACAAGCTGCGGGCGTTACGCAACGCGCCGGCTGCCGGTGCAATGGGTCACTAA
- a CDS encoding putative quinol monooxygenase — protein sequence MKDHGRREFILAAASAAVTYALPLHATQAPGKQMYGLIGKINVAPGQRDAVVTALLAGTRGMPGCLSYVVALDPTDADGIWVTEAWDSQESHHASLRLPAVQQAISQARPHIAGFGARFETIPVGGQGLTDTNAAAY from the coding sequence ATGAAAGATCACGGTCGCCGCGAGTTTATCTTGGCTGCAGCGTCAGCGGCCGTCACCTACGCCCTCCCGTTGCACGCCACCCAGGCTCCAGGAAAACAGATGTACGGACTCATCGGAAAAATCAATGTTGCGCCCGGCCAACGTGACGCGGTGGTCACCGCCCTACTGGCCGGCACCCGCGGCATGCCTGGCTGCCTCAGCTATGTGGTGGCACTCGATCCTACGGACGCGGATGGCATTTGGGTAACGGAGGCGTGGGACAGCCAGGAGAGCCATCACGCGTCACTTCGGCTGCCGGCGGTCCAGCAGGCGATCTCGCAGGCCCGGCCGCACATCGCGGGCTTTGGCGCCCGCTTTGAGACAATTCCGGTCGGTGGGCAGGGCCTGACGGATACCAACGCAGCTGCCTACTGA
- a CDS encoding integron integrase has translation MNYTQKDGGVTARSGPKLLDQVRDRLRVRHYSLRTEQAYLSWIRRFILASGRRHPAQMGQAEVEAFLTRLATDGQVSAGTQNQALAALLFLYREVLRIELPWMENLVRAKRPRRIPVVLSREEVARLLAALEGPCWLMASLLYGSGMRLLECLRLRIKDVDDARGEIVVRDGKGGKDRRVPLPRSLKEVLQRQRERALLLHAADLAAGTGRVFLPHALARKYPNAGAEPGWQYLFPSARQSRDPRSGRVGRHHVSEEVLQRAVQMARRHAGIVKPATCHTLRHSFATHLLEAGHDIRTVQELLGHKDVATTQIYTHVLGCGASAVRSPLDRLGLTGSDA, from the coding sequence ATGAATTACACCCAGAAAGATGGAGGTGTAACAGCCCGATCGGGGCCGAAGTTGTTGGATCAGGTGCGCGATCGGCTGCGGGTTCGGCACTACAGCCTGCGTACCGAGCAGGCCTATCTGAGCTGGATACGCCGCTTCATTCTGGCCAGCGGCAGGCGCCATCCGGCCCAAATGGGGCAGGCGGAAGTCGAGGCGTTCCTCACACGGCTCGCAACCGATGGGCAGGTGTCCGCGGGAACGCAGAACCAGGCGTTGGCGGCGCTGTTGTTTCTCTACCGCGAGGTGCTGCGCATCGAGCTGCCGTGGATGGAAAACCTGGTGCGCGCCAAGCGGCCCCGGCGCATCCCGGTGGTGCTTTCGCGTGAGGAAGTTGCACGCCTGCTCGCCGCGCTGGAGGGGCCGTGCTGGTTGATGGCCAGCCTGCTCTACGGCAGCGGCATGCGTCTGCTGGAATGCCTGCGGCTGCGCATCAAGGACGTGGACGACGCGCGTGGCGAGATCGTGGTACGCGATGGCAAAGGCGGTAAGGATCGGCGGGTGCCGCTTCCACGCAGCCTGAAAGAGGTGCTACAGCGGCAACGCGAACGGGCATTGCTGCTGCATGCGGCTGATCTGGCGGCCGGCACAGGACGGGTCTTCCTGCCGCATGCCCTGGCACGCAAATATCCCAATGCCGGCGCCGAACCGGGATGGCAGTACCTGTTTCCGTCTGCGCGCCAGTCGCGGGATCCGCGCAGTGGTCGGGTCGGTCGCCATCACGTGTCCGAGGAAGTCCTGCAGCGTGCAGTGCAGATGGCGCGCCGGCATGCCGGCATCGTCAAGCCGGCCACCTGCCACACGTTGAGGCATTCGTTCGCGACGCATTTGCTGGAGGCGGGCCACGACATCCGCACGGTGCAGGAGCTATTGGGTCACAAGGATGTGGCCACCACGCAGATCTATACGCATGTGTTGGGCTGCGGTGCGTCTGCGGTGCGTAGTCCACTTGATAGGCTCGGCCTCACCGGGAGTGACGCGTAA
- a CDS encoding bleomycin resistance protein, which translates to MFVLWDTSLREASVGAKKFIQAEPASHVGISGVGQQGESVVTQTVIPVLRVTDATSSFPFYTQGLGFTIDFEYRHEPGFPVFAQLTREGQSIFLTEHADDCQVGGAIHFMVPDVDACYSAFKAAGLAQTPPPFNTAWKTREIQVVDPDGNRLTFSTELAA; encoded by the coding sequence ATGTTCGTCCTTTGGGATACTTCCCTGCGAGAGGCCTCAGTCGGGGCCAAAAAATTCATTCAAGCCGAACCTGCTTCGCACGTCGGCATTTCAGGCGTTGGGCAGCAAGGAGAGAGTGTCGTGACCCAAACCGTGATTCCCGTTCTCCGGGTAACTGACGCAACTTCAAGCTTCCCGTTCTACACCCAAGGACTTGGGTTCACTATCGACTTTGAGTATCGGCATGAGCCAGGATTTCCTGTCTTTGCGCAACTCACCCGAGAGGGCCAGTCCATCTTCCTGACCGAGCACGCAGACGATTGCCAAGTTGGCGGTGCTATCCACTTTATGGTTCCGGATGTGGACGCGTGCTACTCGGCATTTAAAGCAGCTGGGCTCGCCCAGACTCCACCGCCATTCAACACAGCATGGAAGACCCGAGAGATTCAGGTTGTTGATCCGGATGGCAACAGGCTCACGTTCTCAACTGAGCTTGCTGCCTGA
- a CDS encoding DUF6881 domain-containing protein, protein MEYIDVIWHHEEHQDPIRLVSELDAQRYEVRKLEFFRSGAVGFAFIGQHSEGTELGELPVPPLTEINASPEFSGIPISGKAFEQIWHEHVSRRV, encoded by the coding sequence ATGGAATACATAGACGTAATTTGGCACCACGAAGAGCATCAAGATCCCATTCGTCTCGTCTCCGAGTTGGATGCTCAGCGCTATGAAGTCCGTAAGCTTGAGTTTTTCCGCAGCGGGGCGGTCGGCTTCGCATTCATCGGCCAGCACTCTGAGGGCACCGAGCTTGGTGAGTTGCCAGTTCCACCCTTGACAGAGATCAATGCATCGCCCGAGTTCTCCGGCATCCCCATATCCGGCAAGGCATTCGAGCAAATTTGGCACGAGCATGTATCGCGACGTGTCTAA